One window of Flavobacterium ammonificans genomic DNA carries:
- a CDS encoding homocysteine S-methyltransferase family protein — MSKIQQAIKERILVLDGAMGTMLQRNNFSEDDFRGERFKDFPHPLKGNNDLLSITQPEAVKQVHRLYFQAGADIVETNTFSGTTIGMADYHLEDLVYELNYQSAKIAREVADEFTDRPRFVAGSIGPTNRTASMSPDVNDPGYRAVTFDDLRVAYKQQVEALIDGGCDVLLVETIFDTLNAKAALFAIEEVKEERKIDMPVMVSGTITDASGRTLSGQTVEAFLISISHIPLLSVGFNCALGADQLKPYLKRLSMNTQLNISAHPNAGLPNAFGHYDQTPEEMQALIREYLQDNLINIIGGCCGTTPDHIKAIADVAREFKPRTIELN, encoded by the coding sequence ATGTCAAAAATTCAACAAGCCATAAAAGAAAGAATCTTAGTCCTAGACGGGGCGATGGGAACCATGTTGCAACGTAACAATTTCTCTGAAGATGATTTTCGTGGCGAACGCTTCAAAGATTTTCCACATCCGTTAAAAGGAAATAACGATTTACTTTCGATTACACAACCCGAAGCCGTAAAACAAGTCCACCGTTTGTATTTTCAAGCGGGAGCTGATATTGTAGAAACCAATACATTTTCTGGAACGACTATCGGTATGGCCGATTATCATTTGGAAGATTTAGTGTACGAGTTGAATTACCAATCGGCTAAAATTGCCCGAGAAGTAGCTGATGAATTTACAGACCGTCCCCGATTTGTAGCTGGTTCTATCGGACCAACTAACAGAACGGCTTCGATGTCGCCTGATGTAAACGATCCGGGTTATCGTGCAGTTACTTTTGACGATTTGCGTGTGGCGTACAAGCAACAAGTAGAAGCCTTGATTGATGGTGGTTGCGATGTGTTATTAGTAGAAACTATTTTTGATACTTTGAATGCTAAGGCTGCTCTTTTCGCCATTGAAGAAGTAAAAGAAGAACGTAAAATAGATATGCCAGTAATGGTTTCAGGAACGATTACCGATGCTTCAGGAAGAACACTTTCGGGCCAAACGGTGGAGGCTTTTTTAATTTCGATTTCACACATTCCGTTATTGAGCGTTGGTTTTAATTGTGCTTTAGGAGCCGACCAATTGAAGCCGTATTTGAAACGTTTGTCGATGAATACGCAATTGAATATTTCAGCTCATCCGAATGCAGGTTTGCCTAATGCCTTTGGACATTACGATCAAACCCCAGAAGAAATGCAGGCTTTGATTAGAGAGTATTTACAAGATAATTTAATCAATATCATTGGAGGTTGTTGCGGAACGACTCCAGATCACATCAAAGCAATTGCTGATGTAGCGAGAGAGTTTAAACCCAGAACTATTGAATTAAACTAA
- the metH gene encoding methionine synthase: MSTHEKKYLQLSGLEPLIITPETNFVNVGERTNVTGSRKFLRLIKEEQYEDALDIARNQVEGGAQIIDVNMDEGMLDGVYAMTKFLNLIAAEPDISRVPVMIDSSKWEIIEAGLKVVQGKGVVNSISLKEGEEKFIEYAKKIKRYGAAVIVMAFDEKGQADNYERRIEICKRSYDVLVDKVGFPAQDIIFDPNIFPVATGMEEHKLNALDFFRATKWIRENLPYAHISGGVSNVSFSFRGNDKVREAMHSAFLYHAIKNGMTMGIVNPEMLEIYDEIDPVLLEHVEDVLLNRREDATERLLDLAESFKGDFKANEKAIAEWRSGTIQERLTHSLVKGIDEFIEIDVEEARQAASKPIEVIEINLMAGMNVVGDLFGSGKMFLPQVVKSARVMKKAVAYLLPFIEAAKDGSASSSAGKVLMATVKGDVHDIGKNIVSVVLACNNYEIVDLGVMVAPEKIIAAAIEHNVDVIGLSGLITPSLDEMVYLAKELDKLNVQIPIMIGGATTSRAHTAVKIAPQYKATVVHVNDASRAVTVAGNLLNSETKEKYTQDIRTEYDALREGYLNRSRDKNFLTIEQARVNKLKLDWSTYTPTKPNFIGTKTVEVAIADLVDFIDWTPFFNSWELYGKYPAILTDEVVGEQATSLFADAQKMLHQLIQENWLTAKGILGIYPANTINDDDIQLTTNNGQQFTFLTLRQQSQKTAGAPNIALADFIAPKDSGVQDYMGCFCVTTGFGVEEKAKAFEKDLDDYNSILVKALGDRLAEAFAEYLHLQVRKEIWGYASEENLSNQDLIAENYKGIRPAPGYPACPDHLEKPTIWKLLNVEQEIGVTLTESMAMWPASSVSGYYFANPESKYFGLGKIKQDQVEDYSKRRNTTLEQAQKWLAPNIAD; the protein is encoded by the coding sequence ATGAGTACACACGAAAAGAAATATTTACAATTATCCGGTCTAGAGCCATTAATTATTACCCCAGAAACTAATTTTGTGAATGTGGGGGAACGAACTAATGTTACCGGTTCCCGAAAATTCCTTCGATTAATCAAAGAAGAGCAATACGAAGACGCCTTAGATATCGCTAGAAATCAGGTTGAAGGTGGTGCGCAAATCATTGATGTCAACATGGATGAAGGAATGTTGGACGGGGTGTATGCCATGACCAAATTCCTGAATTTAATTGCTGCCGAACCCGATATTTCTCGTGTTCCTGTAATGATTGATAGCTCTAAATGGGAAATCATCGAAGCGGGATTGAAAGTAGTTCAAGGAAAAGGGGTGGTGAATTCTATTTCGCTTAAAGAAGGAGAAGAAAAATTCATTGAATACGCTAAAAAAATCAAACGTTACGGTGCTGCGGTAATTGTAATGGCATTTGACGAAAAGGGTCAAGCTGATAATTACGAGCGACGTATCGAAATTTGTAAAAGAAGTTACGATGTATTAGTCGATAAAGTTGGTTTTCCTGCTCAAGACATTATTTTCGACCCGAATATTTTCCCAGTGGCAACAGGAATGGAAGAGCATAAATTAAATGCTTTGGACTTTTTCCGTGCGACCAAATGGATTAGAGAAAACTTGCCGTATGCTCATATTTCGGGAGGAGTAAGTAATGTTTCTTTTTCGTTTAGAGGAAATGACAAAGTGCGTGAGGCAATGCACTCCGCATTTTTATACCACGCCATTAAGAATGGAATGACAATGGGTATCGTGAATCCTGAAATGTTAGAGATTTACGACGAAATTGATCCTGTTTTGTTAGAACATGTAGAAGATGTTTTGTTAAACAGAAGAGAGGATGCTACAGAGCGTTTATTGGATTTAGCAGAAAGTTTCAAAGGGGATTTCAAAGCCAATGAAAAAGCAATTGCAGAATGGCGTTCAGGAACAATACAAGAACGTTTAACTCATTCGTTAGTAAAAGGAATTGACGAATTTATAGAAATAGATGTAGAAGAAGCAAGACAAGCGGCTTCGAAACCCATTGAAGTTATCGAAATCAATTTGATGGCAGGAATGAATGTGGTAGGCGATTTATTCGGAAGCGGAAAAATGTTCTTGCCACAGGTAGTTAAATCAGCACGTGTAATGAAAAAAGCGGTAGCGTATTTATTGCCTTTCATTGAAGCGGCTAAAGACGGTTCGGCTTCCTCAAGTGCTGGAAAAGTATTGATGGCGACTGTGAAAGGTGATGTTCACGATATTGGAAAAAACATTGTTTCAGTTGTTTTAGCTTGTAACAATTACGAAATAGTCGATTTAGGTGTAATGGTAGCGCCTGAGAAAATTATTGCAGCAGCTATCGAGCATAATGTAGATGTTATTGGATTGAGTGGTTTGATTACGCCTTCGCTGGACGAAATGGTATATTTAGCCAAAGAATTGGATAAATTGAATGTTCAAATTCCAATTATGATTGGTGGAGCAACCACTTCGCGTGCGCATACAGCCGTGAAAATTGCACCTCAATATAAAGCGACAGTAGTTCACGTAAACGATGCTTCTAGAGCAGTAACAGTTGCTGGAAACTTATTGAATTCAGAAACTAAAGAAAAATACACACAAGACATTCGTACCGAATACGATGCGCTTCGTGAAGGCTACTTGAATCGTAGTAGGGATAAAAATTTCCTAACGATTGAGCAGGCAAGAGTAAATAAATTAAAGTTAGATTGGAGTACCTATACGCCAACAAAACCTAATTTCATTGGTACAAAAACCGTTGAGGTTGCGATTGCTGATTTAGTAGATTTTATCGATTGGACACCATTTTTCAATTCTTGGGAATTGTACGGAAAGTATCCAGCTATTTTAACCGATGAGGTGGTTGGAGAACAAGCTACGTCTTTATTTGCGGATGCACAAAAAATGTTACATCAGTTAATTCAAGAAAATTGGTTGACTGCCAAAGGTATTTTAGGAATTTACCCTGCCAATACGATTAATGATGATGACATTCAGTTGACAACTAATAATGGACAACAATTCACTTTTTTAACGCTACGTCAACAATCCCAAAAAACGGCTGGCGCGCCTAATATCGCCTTAGCTGATTTTATTGCGCCAAAAGATTCAGGAGTTCAAGATTATATGGGTTGTTTTTGTGTAACCACTGGTTTTGGAGTAGAAGAAAAAGCCAAAGCATTTGAAAAAGACCTAGACGATTATAATTCGATTTTGGTCAAAGCCTTAGGCGATCGTTTGGCGGAAGCCTTTGCTGAATATTTGCATTTGCAAGTTCGTAAGGAAATTTGGGGTTATGCCTCTGAGGAAAATTTATCAAATCAAGATTTGATCGCTGAAAATTATAAAGGAATTCGTCCTGCACCAGGATATCCAGCTTGTCCAGACCATTTAGAAAAACCAACGATTTGGAAACTCTTAAATGTGGAACAAGAAATTGGAGTAACTTTGACTGAAAGTATGGCCATGTGGCCGGCTTCATCGGTCTCAGGGTATTATTTTGCCAACCCAGAAAGTAAGTATTTTGGTTTGGGTAAAATAAAACAAGATCAAGTAGAAGATTATTCGAAACGAAGAAATACAACACTGGAGCAAGCTCAAAAATGGTTGGCTCCGAATATTGCAGATTAA
- the metF gene encoding methylenetetrahydrofolate reductase [NAD(P)H]: MKVTDHIAAAKGETLFSFEIVPPTKGTSIQELYDNIDPLMEFKPPFIDVTTSREEYVYVNKGNGLLEKKLTRMRPGTLGICASIKHKYNVDTVPHVLCGGFTKEETEYLLVDCHYLGIDNVMALRGDAMKDEQSFIPKEGGNHYAADLVSQIHQLNQGNYLHGLKDIEHKSDFCIGVAGYPEKHLEAPSLTSDLKRLKEKVDAGADYVVTQMFFDNSKFFEFVAKAREIGINVPIIPGIKPIAVQRHLQILPQIFRIDLPEDLINAVEKCKTPADIRQVGVEWAIQQSLELKAAGVPFLHYYSMGKSENIRQIASKVF, from the coding sequence ATGAAAGTAACAGACCATATAGCAGCAGCCAAAGGAGAAACTTTATTCTCATTTGAAATTGTGCCGCCTACCAAAGGAACAAGTATCCAGGAATTGTATGATAATATAGATCCGTTAATGGAATTCAAACCGCCATTTATAGATGTAACCACTTCTCGTGAGGAATATGTTTATGTGAATAAAGGCAATGGTTTACTAGAAAAAAAATTAACCAGAATGCGTCCAGGAACTTTGGGAATTTGTGCGTCTATTAAACACAAGTATAATGTGGATACTGTACCTCACGTACTTTGTGGCGGATTTACCAAAGAAGAAACGGAGTACCTTTTAGTAGACTGTCATTATTTGGGTATTGATAACGTAATGGCCTTGCGTGGCGATGCCATGAAAGACGAACAATCTTTTATTCCGAAAGAAGGCGGAAACCATTATGCAGCTGATTTGGTGAGCCAAATTCACCAATTGAATCAAGGGAATTATTTACACGGTTTGAAGGATATCGAACATAAATCCGATTTTTGTATTGGAGTAGCGGGTTATCCAGAAAAGCATTTGGAGGCACCATCGTTAACTTCTGACTTGAAACGTTTGAAAGAAAAAGTAGATGCAGGAGCTGATTATGTAGTAACTCAAATGTTTTTTGACAATTCAAAATTCTTTGAATTTGTTGCCAAAGCAAGAGAAATTGGAATCAACGTTCCTATTATTCCGGGGATAAAACCGATTGCAGTACAAAGGCATTTGCAAATCTTACCTCAAATCTTTAGAATTGACTTACCAGAAGATTTAATCAATGCAGTGGAAAAATGTAAAACACCAGCTGATATTAGACAAGTAGGAGTGGAATGGGCAATACAACAGTCATTAGAATTAAAAGCTGCTGGAGTGCCGTTTTTACATTATTATTCTATGGGTAAATCAGAGAATATCCGTCAAATAGCGAGTAAAGTTTTTTAA
- the gldA gene encoding gliding motility-associated ABC transporter ATP-binding subunit GldA, with protein sequence MSIEIKNLSKSYGTQKALDAISFAIKKGEIVGFLGPNGAGKSTLMKILTTYLTADEGSAKVNDYDVNSQQKDVQLSIGYLPEHNPLYLDLYVREYLAFNADVYKVAKSRIEEVIQLTGLASESHKKIGQLSKGYRQRVGLANALLHNPDVLILDEPTTGLDPNQLIEIRNVIKNAGKDKTVFLSTHIMQEVEAICDRVIIIDKGKIVADTKLEKLISETSTQIIEVEFDQEVTETQIATIENISSYTNTNGTIWELTFAADKDMRPVVFDFATANGLKTLQLNQKNKNLETVFREVTK encoded by the coding sequence ATGTCAATAGAAATTAAGAACCTTTCTAAAAGTTACGGAACACAAAAAGCATTAGATGCTATTTCATTTGCTATCAAAAAAGGAGAAATTGTGGGTTTTTTAGGTCCCAACGGAGCTGGAAAATCGACTTTGATGAAAATTCTAACTACCTATCTGACAGCTGATGAAGGCAGTGCCAAAGTGAACGACTATGATGTCAATTCGCAACAAAAAGACGTCCAACTTTCTATTGGCTATTTGCCAGAACACAATCCGTTGTATTTGGATTTGTACGTTCGGGAATATTTAGCTTTTAATGCTGATGTATATAAAGTAGCCAAATCACGAATTGAAGAAGTGATTCAATTGACTGGATTAGCTAGTGAAAGTCATAAAAAAATTGGACAACTCTCTAAAGGATACCGCCAACGTGTGGGTTTAGCCAATGCATTATTGCACAACCCTGACGTTTTGATTTTGGACGAACCTACAACAGGTTTGGATCCCAATCAATTGATAGAGATTCGAAATGTGATTAAAAACGCAGGTAAAGACAAAACTGTTTTCCTTTCTACGCATATTATGCAAGAAGTAGAAGCGATTTGCGACCGTGTCATTATTATTGACAAAGGGAAAATTGTAGCCGATACAAAATTGGAAAAATTAATCTCAGAAACCTCTACTCAAATTATCGAAGTAGAGTTTGACCAAGAAGTAACCGAAACCCAAATTGCCACGATTGAAAACATTAGTTCGTATACCAATACCAATGGTACTATTTGGGAATTGACTTTTGCTGCCGATAAAGACATGCGCCCTGTAGTATTTGATTTTGCTACTGCCAACGGATTGAAAACATTACAACTCAACCAGAAAAATAAAAACCTAGAAACGGTGTTCAGAGAGGTTACAAAATAA
- a CDS encoding prephenate dehydratase, translated as MAAKIAIQGIKGSFHHQVAQEYFEKEVEVDECLSFEELIASLLTEKSTQAVMAIENSIAGPIIPNYALIDKNNLHIIGEHYLDIHQNLMALNGQKIEDIEEVHSHPMALLQCMEFLKQYPHIKIVEDKDTAETARRIHEKQLKGIAAIASKVAAEMYDLEILAPEIQTINNNMTRFVIISKTQSLLSTDEINRASLKFELDHKRGSLAAVLNVMSDCKLNLTKIQSLPKIETPWKYSFFVDVTFEKYEDYAKAKALIDIMAEYFKVLGEYKNTKP; from the coding sequence ATGGCAGCAAAAATTGCAATACAAGGTATTAAAGGCTCGTTCCATCATCAAGTGGCTCAAGAGTATTTTGAGAAAGAAGTTGAAGTAGACGAGTGTTTGTCATTTGAAGAGTTAATAGCAAGTTTGTTGACTGAAAAGTCAACTCAGGCAGTTATGGCGATTGAAAATTCGATTGCAGGTCCGATTATTCCTAATTATGCGTTGATTGACAAGAATAATTTGCACATAATTGGCGAACATTATTTAGATATTCATCAAAATTTAATGGCGTTAAACGGTCAGAAAATAGAAGATATTGAGGAAGTGCATTCGCACCCGATGGCCTTGTTGCAATGTATGGAGTTTTTGAAACAGTATCCTCATATTAAAATTGTTGAAGATAAGGATACAGCAGAAACAGCTCGAAGAATTCACGAAAAACAATTAAAAGGAATTGCCGCCATTGCTAGTAAAGTTGCTGCTGAAATGTATGATTTGGAAATTTTGGCGCCAGAGATTCAAACGATTAATAATAACATGACACGTTTTGTAATTATTAGTAAAACACAGTCACTTTTATCGACAGATGAAATTAACAGAGCTTCTCTCAAATTTGAATTGGATCACAAACGCGGTAGTTTGGCTGCGGTACTAAATGTAATGAGCGATTGCAAATTGAATTTGACCAAGATTCAGTCGTTACCCAAAATTGAAACGCCATGGAAATATTCGTTTTTTGTAGATGTGACCTTTGAGAAATACGAAGATTATGCCAAAGCAAAAGCCTTAATCGACATTATGGCCGAGTATTTCAAAGTTTTGGGAGAATATAAGAATACAAAACCTTGA
- a CDS encoding pyridoxal phosphate-dependent aminotransferase: MITTAKRLDIVEEYYFSSKLREVRQLAAEGKPIINMGIGSPDLKPSQAVIEAVVSAMQEENAHQYQSYQGIPELRQSMADFYQNNFGVVMNPTTEILPLMGSKEGIMHISLAFLNEGDQVLIPNPGYPTYTSVTNLVGAVPVYYDLKESTNWEPDFEALEQLDLSKVKIMWVGYPHMPTGARGSLALFEKLVAFAKKHSILLVNDNPYSFVLNDNPMSLLQVESAKEVALELNSLSKTFNMAGWRVGMVLGNAACIDAVLKVKSNMDSGMFYGIQKGAIAALKSDASWFESMNVIYRKRRILTEQLAEKLGCEVYKEGVGLFVWAKLPAGISSSEAFIDQILYEKHIFITPGTIFGSNGEGYIRFALCVKEEVVQEAIDRF, translated from the coding sequence ATGATTACAACGGCAAAACGTTTAGATATAGTAGAAGAATATTATTTCTCCTCCAAATTGAGAGAAGTAAGGCAATTGGCTGCAGAAGGAAAACCCATCATCAATATGGGAATTGGAAGTCCCGATTTGAAGCCTTCGCAAGCGGTTATTGAAGCTGTGGTTTCGGCAATGCAAGAAGAAAATGCGCACCAATACCAAAGTTATCAAGGCATACCTGAATTGCGTCAAAGTATGGCTGATTTTTATCAGAACAACTTTGGAGTGGTTATGAATCCTACCACTGAAATTTTGCCTTTGATGGGATCTAAAGAAGGGATTATGCATATTTCTTTGGCTTTCTTGAATGAAGGAGACCAGGTGTTGATTCCTAATCCAGGATATCCAACTTATACTTCGGTGACGAATTTAGTAGGAGCGGTTCCTGTGTATTATGATTTAAAAGAAAGCACGAATTGGGAACCTGATTTTGAGGCGTTGGAACAATTGGATTTATCCAAAGTGAAGATTATGTGGGTGGGTTATCCGCACATGCCAACGGGAGCGAGAGGAAGTTTAGCTTTGTTTGAAAAATTAGTGGCTTTCGCCAAAAAACACAGTATTTTGTTAGTTAATGACAATCCGTACAGTTTTGTTTTGAATGACAATCCGATGAGTTTATTACAAGTCGAAAGTGCAAAAGAAGTAGCATTGGAACTGAATTCATTGAGTAAAACCTTCAATATGGCCGGATGGCGCGTTGGGATGGTTTTAGGAAACGCTGCTTGTATTGATGCCGTTTTGAAAGTAAAAAGTAATATGGATAGCGGAATGTTTTACGGGATACAAAAAGGTGCTATTGCAGCTTTAAAAAGTGATGCTTCTTGGTTCGAATCGATGAACGTTATTTATAGAAAACGTCGCATTTTAACCGAACAATTGGCAGAGAAATTAGGTTGCGAAGTGTATAAAGAAGGAGTAGGCTTGTTTGTTTGGGCAAAATTGCCAGCAGGAATTTCTTCTTCAGAAGCATTTATCGACCAAATTTTATACGAGAAACATATTTTTATTACCCCGGGAACAATTTTTGGAAGTAATGGAGAAGGTTACATTCGATTTGCACTTTGTGTAAAAGAAGAAGTAGTACAAGAAGCGATTGATCGATTTTAG
- a CDS encoding prephenate dehydrogenase → MKVVVIGIGLIGGSMVLDIKALHPDATILGIDANENHLQEAIDLGVVEKAGSTEDLADADFVIVSVPVDIALVVLPQVLDAVGENTIVFEVGSTKLPICEAVANHPKRRNYIATHPIAGTEFSGPSAAIKGLFQEKTNIICEVEKTTFKLQEKALQLFTALGMRIRYMDPEAHDKHIAYVSHLSHISSFMLGKTVIDKETEEQDIFDMAGSGFESTVRLAKSSPAMWTPIFKQNKEQVVNTLEEYISNLTNFKELLENGDYDAIYNEMQSVNRIKEILNGINIKK, encoded by the coding sequence ATGAAAGTAGTTGTAATAGGTATAGGTTTAATAGGTGGTTCGATGGTTTTAGACATCAAAGCGCTGCATCCGGATGCGACTATTCTAGGGATAGATGCGAATGAGAACCATTTGCAAGAAGCCATTGATTTAGGCGTTGTTGAAAAAGCAGGAAGCACTGAAGATTTAGCCGATGCAGATTTTGTGATTGTTTCGGTTCCAGTAGATATTGCCTTGGTAGTTTTGCCACAAGTATTGGATGCTGTTGGTGAGAATACAATTGTTTTTGAAGTAGGTTCCACCAAGTTACCTATTTGTGAAGCAGTGGCTAATCATCCCAAGCGTCGCAATTATATTGCAACACATCCCATTGCAGGAACGGAGTTTTCAGGACCTTCGGCAGCCATAAAAGGATTGTTTCAAGAAAAGACGAATATCATTTGTGAGGTAGAAAAAACAACTTTTAAATTACAAGAAAAAGCCTTGCAATTGTTTACGGCTTTAGGAATGCGCATCCGCTATATGGATCCCGAAGCGCATGACAAACATATTGCGTATGTGTCTCATTTGTCGCACATTAGTTCGTTCATGTTAGGAAAGACTGTAATTGATAAAGAAACAGAAGAACAAGATATTTTTGATATGGCAGGCAGTGGATTTGAAAGTACAGTGCGTTTAGCTAAAAGTTCGCCAGCGATGTGGACACCGATTTTCAAACAGAATAAAGAACAAGTGGTGAATACCTTAGAAGAATACATTTCTAATTTAACTAATTTTAAAGAGTTATTAGAAAATGGTGATTATGATGCAATTTATAATGAGATGCAAAGTGTCAATAGAATTAAAGAAATATTAAACGGAATAAACATAAAAAAGTAA
- a CDS encoding bifunctional 3-deoxy-7-phosphoheptulonate synthase/chorismate mutase type II: MENSKEMRSWLEAFKLDHPLVIAGPCSAETEEQVLKIAHELKDSDVSIFRAGIWKPRTRPGGFEGVGEIGLKWLKKAKEETGLLMGTEVATAAHCKLALEYDIDVLWVGARTTANPFAVQEIADTLKGTDKIVLIKNPVNPDMALWLGGVERLHAAGIKKLGVIHRGFSTYQKTKYRNIPEWQIAIELQNKFPDLPLIIDPSHITGNRNMILEVTQEALDLNYDGMIIETHIDPDNAWSDAAQQVTPDTLKQIFKDLKIRKQTGDTADFDNKMTKLRANIDVLDANLLEVLGKRMQVAAEIGQVKKEANVAVLQNSRWNEIQAKMTAEGAKKGLSEEFIIKLFKGIHQESIEQQEKILNS; the protein is encoded by the coding sequence ATGGAAAATAGTAAAGAAATGAGAAGTTGGTTGGAGGCATTCAAATTGGATCATCCATTAGTAATAGCTGGTCCATGTAGTGCTGAGACTGAAGAGCAAGTTTTAAAAATTGCTCACGAATTAAAAGATTCAGACGTAAGTATTTTTAGAGCTGGTATATGGAAACCTAGAACTCGTCCAGGAGGCTTTGAAGGTGTAGGTGAAATTGGATTGAAATGGTTAAAAAAAGCCAAAGAAGAAACAGGTTTACTAATGGGTACTGAAGTAGCTACTGCAGCACACTGTAAATTAGCTTTGGAATATGATATTGATGTTTTATGGGTGGGAGCACGTACAACAGCGAATCCATTTGCGGTTCAAGAAATTGCGGACACCTTAAAGGGAACTGATAAAATAGTGTTGATTAAAAATCCAGTAAACCCAGATATGGCTTTATGGTTAGGTGGTGTAGAACGTTTGCATGCTGCTGGAATTAAGAAATTAGGAGTAATTCATAGAGGTTTCTCTACCTACCAAAAAACAAAATATAGAAACATTCCAGAATGGCAAATAGCTATCGAATTGCAAAACAAATTCCCTGATTTGCCTTTGATTATTGATCCATCTCACATCACGGGAAATCGTAATATGATATTAGAAGTGACTCAAGAGGCATTAGATTTGAATTACGACGGTATGATTATCGAAACGCATATTGATCCAGATAATGCATGGAGTGACGCAGCACAACAAGTTACTCCTGATACTTTGAAACAAATTTTTAAAGATTTGAAAATTAGAAAACAAACTGGAGATACTGCTGATTTTGACAATAAAATGACTAAGTTAAGAGCGAATATTGATGTTTTAGATGCTAATTTATTAGAGGTTCTTGGAAAACGTATGCAAGTCGCGGCAGAAATTGGCCAAGTGAAGAAAGAAGCTAACGTAGCGGTTTTGCAAAACAGTCGTTGGAATGAAATTCAAGCAAAAATGACAGCTGAAGGCGCTAAAAAAGGATTGTCAGAAGAATTTATCATTAAATTGTTCAAAGGAATTCACCAAGAAAGCATCGAACAACAAGAAAAAATATTGAATTCATAA
- the rsgA gene encoding ribosome small subunit-dependent GTPase A translates to MTGIVYKSTGSWYTVKSETGDFMECRMKGKFRMKGIKSTNPIAVGDVVDYELDNSSDTVTGTIHNIHDRKNYIVRKSVNLSKQIHIIASNIDQVFLLITIDNPPTTTSFIDRFLVTAEAYGIETVLVFNKIDTLTDASLDEQLYMQHMYQEIGYRCLRVSSTEGKGVEELKQLMLDKVSMFSGHSGVGKSTLVNALEPSLHLKTKNISEQSKQGQHTTTFAEMYDLSFGAKIIDTPGIKGFGIVDMEKEEVGGYFPEFFKLQDQCKFNNCLHKEEPHCAIKAALENDEIAWSRYNSYLKILEGDDEHYRTDVYNEDRIASDKTRN, encoded by the coding sequence ATGACAGGAATCGTTTATAAATCTACAGGAAGTTGGTACACTGTAAAATCTGAAACAGGTGATTTTATGGAATGTCGTATGAAAGGGAAGTTCCGTATGAAAGGGATTAAAAGTACCAATCCAATTGCTGTAGGAGATGTGGTAGATTATGAATTAGACAATAGTTCAGATACTGTAACGGGAACTATTCATAACATTCACGATAGAAAGAATTATATTGTTCGTAAATCGGTAAATTTATCCAAGCAAATCCATATTATTGCATCCAATATTGATCAGGTTTTTTTATTGATTACGATTGATAACCCGCCTACAACAACTAGTTTTATTGACCGTTTTTTGGTTACAGCCGAAGCCTACGGTATTGAAACGGTTTTGGTTTTTAACAAAATTGACACCTTAACGGATGCTTCTTTAGACGAGCAATTGTACATGCAACATATGTATCAAGAAATTGGGTATCGTTGTTTGCGTGTTTCGTCAACTGAAGGAAAAGGAGTCGAAGAATTAAAACAATTGATGTTAGATAAAGTGAGCATGTTTTCGGGACATTCTGGTGTAGGAAAATCGACTTTGGTTAATGCATTAGAACCTTCCTTACATTTGAAAACAAAAAATATTTCGGAGCAAAGTAAACAAGGACAACATACGACCACTTTTGCCGAAATGTATGATTTGAGTTTTGGGGCCAAGATTATTGATACGCCAGGAATTAAAGGATTTGGGATTGTAGATATGGAAAAAGAAGAGGTTGGAGGTTACTTTCCGGAATTTTTCAAATTACAAGACCAATGCAAATTCAATAATTGTTTGCACAAAGAAGAGCCACATTGCGCTATAAAAGCCGCTTTAGAAAATGATGAAATTGCTTGGTCGCGTTACAACAGCTATTTAAAAATTTTAGAAGGCGATGACGAACATTACCGCACCGATGTGTATAATGAAGACCGAATAGCTAGCGATAAAACCAGAAATTAA